The Siansivirga zeaxanthinifaciens CC-SAMT-1 region GAACGTTTCTTATAAACAAGGCGATTTTATAGCTTACAAAGCGCTTTCAGATTTTAAAAAAATGGCCAAAGAAAAAGCGGTATCAAAAAACACCATTGTTTTTAATAATCTAGTAACCAACATAGCAGAGTACAACGAAAACTGGGAAGTACCTGCAAGCGAGAGCTGGCACAGCCGTTACTTATAATCATTCTAAATTTCTATGTTAGCGAAATATTTAATATGGTTAAACGTTAATATAATTAATATTAAATGTAATATTGTTGCATTAATTTAACTGAATAATTAATTAGCTTTAATTTTAATTAAATAATGAAAATAATAATTTTCACAAGTGTTTTACTTTTAACACTTGGTTTTAGTTTGTCGGCTCAAAATTGGATAACTAATTTTGAACAGGCAAAAGAAATCGCTTCAAAGAAAAATCAAAACATTGTATTAGTTTTTCAAGGATCAGATTGGTGTGCGCCTTGTATGAAATTAAACAAAGAAATTTGGAGTGCCAAAGAATTTCAAAATTTAGCAGACCATCATTTTGTAATGCTTCAAGCCGACTTTCCCAGAAAAAAAGCAAATAAACTGTCGGATGCTTTAACGGCTCAAAATGCAAAATTAGCAGAAACTTACAACAGTCAAGGCTTTTTTCCTTTAGTGGTTGTACTAAACAGTAAAGGGGATGT contains the following coding sequences:
- a CDS encoding thioredoxin family protein → MKIIIFTSVLLLTLGFSLSAQNWITNFEQAKEIASKKNQNIVLVFQGSDWCAPCMKLNKEIWSAKEFQNLADHHFVMLQADFPRKKANKLSDALTAQNAKLAETYNSQGFFPLVVVLNSKGDVLGKTGYEKTSPTNYFKKLNAFEK